A stretch of the Streptomyces ortus genome encodes the following:
- a CDS encoding tyrosine-type recombinase/integrase encodes MAKRRPNGGGTITKRSDGRYQGAAYVTDTDGNRVRKYVYGRTWDETNEKLGKLQDQERNGVPVPSRSWSVGEWLAYWLEHIVKPEREHNTYVKYESKVRLYLVPQLGKKAMIRLTPAQIRTFMAKLKADGVGAAARFEVLRVLRNALNRAMREELVTRNVALLVDMPKVSKGEARPWNAQEAVAFLRASRAHRLYAACVLVLVLGLRRSEVLGLRWRDIDFDRGQFTPVKQVQRVKGIGLVLKDLKTESSHAVLPLPEFCARALRERQELQDLERRIVGDGWAQKPEQDLVFSSERGGPIDPMGFSRSFERLVKRAGVRRITVRLARHTCGTLLAFLKVHPKVAQAILRHSQISMTMDVYTHVVGDGEREAVALLAELLEDPLIG; translated from the coding sequence ATGGCCAAGCGAAGGCCCAACGGCGGCGGCACCATCACGAAGCGGTCCGATGGCCGGTACCAGGGCGCTGCCTACGTCACCGACACGGACGGCAACCGCGTGCGTAAGTACGTGTACGGCCGGACCTGGGACGAGACGAACGAGAAGCTCGGCAAGCTCCAGGACCAGGAGCGCAACGGCGTTCCCGTCCCCTCCCGCTCCTGGAGTGTTGGCGAGTGGCTGGCCTACTGGCTGGAGCACATCGTGAAGCCGGAACGGGAGCACAACACGTACGTGAAATACGAGTCCAAGGTCCGGCTGTACCTGGTCCCGCAGCTCGGCAAGAAGGCCATGATCCGGCTGACGCCCGCGCAGATCCGTACCTTCATGGCGAAGCTCAAAGCGGACGGTGTCGGCGCTGCCGCTCGCTTCGAGGTGCTGCGCGTCCTCCGCAACGCCCTGAACCGCGCTATGCGCGAGGAGCTGGTGACCCGGAACGTCGCGCTGCTGGTGGATATGCCTAAGGTCAGCAAGGGGGAGGCTCGGCCTTGGAACGCTCAGGAGGCCGTCGCCTTCCTGCGGGCCTCACGGGCGCACCGGCTGTACGCGGCGTGCGTCCTGGTGCTCGTCCTCGGCCTGCGCCGCAGCGAGGTACTGGGCCTGCGGTGGCGGGACATCGACTTCGACCGAGGGCAGTTCACGCCCGTCAAGCAGGTGCAGCGGGTCAAGGGCATCGGCCTGGTCCTCAAGGACCTCAAGACCGAGTCCTCTCATGCGGTGCTGCCGCTGCCGGAGTTCTGCGCCCGGGCCCTCCGCGAGCGCCAGGAGCTCCAAGACCTCGAACGCCGGATCGTCGGCGACGGCTGGGCCCAGAAGCCGGAACAGGATCTCGTCTTCTCGTCCGAGCGGGGCGGCCCGATCGACCCGATGGGCTTCTCCCGGAGCTTCGAGCGGCTGGTGAAGCGAGCCGGTGTGCGCCGCATCACGGTCCGGCTGGCCCGGCACACCTGCGGGACTCTGCTGGCCTTCCTGAAGGTGCATCCCAAGGTCGCCCAAGCGATCCTGCGGCACAGTCAGATCAGCATGACCATGGACGTCTACACGCATGTGGTGGGCGACGGGGAGCGGGAGGCCGTGGCGCTGCTCGCCGAGCTGCTGGAAGATCCGCTCATCGGCTGA
- a CDS encoding helix-turn-helix domain-containing protein, whose amino-acid sequence MTTASPSLLTVPEVMARLKVGRTKVYDLIRTHRLVSIKVDGCRRIPDDSIRNFIVGQIGEAA is encoded by the coding sequence ATGACCACCGCCTCGCCTTCGCTGCTGACCGTCCCCGAGGTCATGGCACGGCTCAAGGTCGGACGGACCAAGGTCTACGACCTGATCCGCACTCACCGCCTGGTCTCCATCAAGGTCGACGGATGCCGACGCATCCCCGACGACTCGATCCGTAACTTCATCGTCGGTCAGATCGGGGAGGCTGCCTGA
- a CDS encoding DUF721 domain-containing protein — translation MSENTSDPKKTPGSTPEPSGVDLARVALRAAKEQARARGDAVRDRKQARRGGLRSGAHADGRDPMALGSAINRLITERGWETPAAVGGVMGRWPQIVGDDLAKHCVPEKYDEDERVLVVRCDSTAWATNLRLLAPQLVARLNQDLGHGTVRLIKVLGPGGPAHRYGPLRAPGSTGPGDTYG, via the coding sequence ATGAGCGAGAACACATCCGACCCGAAGAAGACCCCCGGGAGCACCCCCGAGCCCTCCGGCGTCGACCTCGCGCGCGTGGCCCTGCGCGCGGCGAAGGAGCAGGCACGCGCGCGCGGCGACGCGGTGCGGGACAGGAAGCAGGCGCGTCGTGGCGGTCTGCGCTCCGGCGCGCACGCCGACGGGCGCGACCCCATGGCGCTCGGGTCCGCCATCAACCGGCTCATCACCGAGCGGGGCTGGGAGACCCCGGCCGCCGTCGGCGGGGTCATGGGCCGCTGGCCGCAGATCGTCGGGGACGACCTGGCCAAGCACTGCGTACCGGAGAAGTACGACGAGGACGAGCGGGTACTGGTCGTGCGGTGCGACTCGACGGCCTGGGCCACCAACCTGCGGCTGCTCGCTCCGCAGCTGGTCGCCCGCCTGAACCAGGACCTCGGGCACGGCACGGTGAGGCTGATCAAGGTGCTGGGCCCCGGGGGTCCCGCCCACCGCTACGGCCCCTTGCGAGCCCCCGGCAGCACGGGTCCCGGTGACACCTACGGGTGA
- a CDS encoding mobile element transfer protein has product MAAYRRFRNVVRMGPVKVATYYDGRGRDKHTAACATPGCGFSTEHDDRSAAELTARTHRCKA; this is encoded by the coding sequence GTGGCTGCCTACCGCCGCTTCCGCAACGTGGTCCGCATGGGGCCGGTCAAGGTCGCGACCTACTACGACGGGCGCGGCCGGGACAAGCACACGGCCGCCTGCGCCACCCCCGGCTGCGGCTTCTCCACCGAGCACGACGACCGCTCGGCTGCTGAACTCACCGCCCGCACCCACCGCTGCAAGGCCTGA
- the repSA gene encoding replication initiator protein RepSA, translating into MSDTATMAGLDPATLADVLRLAGSEGFDRIQDQIRRTGGCSDPIHLQGSTITRDRITGQVLHSYSTDAEPGGRLRLACGNRRASRCPSCAWTYAGDTYHLIRAGLIGDPAKGTPPTIREHPRVFATLTAPSFGPVHNRPGNRPCACGTRHQEDAPELGTALNPATYDYAGAVLWNNHASDLWRYFTIYLRREIARRAGLTQKAAHEQSRVAFGKVAEYQKRGAVHFHALIRFDGPEGPDSPPPAWATLDLLTDAIHAAAARVAVDVPPAGDQPARTLRWGTQLDVQPIGAFGNGEDITEQAVASYVAKYATKAAETTGTVDRRIGNKEALTLLGVPDHPARLIAACLDLHALYPERKLRDWAHMLGFRGHFSTKSRRYSTTLGALRQVRADYRAAQQRAALGLPDPDDHPETTIRVLAHWTYAGHGNTPGESWLATTIRRDIELNRETAREELPGQLALEGADA; encoded by the coding sequence GTGTCTGACACCGCCACCATGGCGGGCCTGGACCCGGCCACCCTCGCCGACGTGCTGAGGCTGGCCGGGTCAGAAGGCTTCGACCGCATCCAGGACCAGATCCGCCGCACCGGCGGCTGCTCCGACCCCATCCACCTGCAAGGCTCCACCATCACCCGCGACCGGATCACCGGGCAGGTCCTGCACTCCTACTCCACCGACGCCGAACCCGGCGGCCGACTCCGCCTCGCCTGCGGCAACCGCCGCGCCTCCCGCTGCCCCTCCTGCGCCTGGACCTACGCGGGCGACACCTACCACCTCATCCGCGCCGGACTGATCGGCGACCCCGCCAAGGGCACCCCTCCCACCATCCGCGAACACCCGCGCGTCTTCGCCACCCTCACCGCACCCTCGTTCGGCCCCGTCCACAACCGGCCCGGCAACCGGCCGTGCGCCTGCGGCACCCGCCACCAGGAGGACGCGCCCGAACTCGGCACCGCCCTGAACCCGGCCACCTACGACTACGCGGGCGCGGTGCTGTGGAACAACCACGCCTCCGACCTGTGGCGCTACTTCACGATCTACCTCCGCCGCGAGATCGCCCGCCGCGCAGGCCTCACCCAAAAGGCAGCCCACGAACAATCGCGCGTCGCCTTCGGCAAAGTCGCCGAGTACCAAAAGCGCGGCGCCGTCCACTTCCACGCCCTCATCCGCTTCGACGGACCCGAGGGCCCCGACTCCCCGCCCCCGGCCTGGGCCACCCTCGACCTGCTCACCGACGCCATCCACGCCGCCGCTGCCCGCGTCGCGGTCGACGTCCCGCCCGCAGGAGACCAGCCCGCCCGAACCCTGCGCTGGGGCACCCAGCTCGACGTACAGCCCATCGGAGCCTTCGGCAACGGCGAGGACATCACCGAACAGGCCGTCGCCTCCTACGTCGCCAAATACGCCACCAAAGCCGCCGAGACCACCGGCACCGTTGACCGGCGCATCGGCAACAAAGAGGCCCTGACCCTACTCGGCGTACCCGACCACCCCGCCCGGCTCATCGCGGCCTGCCTCGACCTGCACGCGCTCTACCCGGAACGCAAGCTCCGCGACTGGGCCCACATGCTCGGCTTCCGCGGCCACTTCTCCACCAAATCCCGCCGCTACTCCACCACCCTCGGCGCCCTCCGCCAGGTCCGCGCCGACTACCGAGCAGCCCAGCAACGCGCCGCGCTCGGACTGCCCGACCCCGACGACCACCCCGAGACGACCATCCGCGTGCTCGCCCACTGGACCTATGCCGGCCACGGCAACACCCCCGGCGAATCCTGGCTCGCCACCACCATCAGACGGGACATCGAGCTGAACCGAGAGACCGCCCGCGAAGAACTACCCGGCCAGCTGGCCCTGGAAGGAGCCGACGCATGA
- a CDS encoding SpdD protein yields MFTPRYPTPDTAPPPAQSTPVPTADAPAPLAPVSARPTVQLTAGSALALVGGGTAVVLVVGAVLVSMLLAVAVTGISVAVVAVVLRLLLKDLNNQR; encoded by the coding sequence GTGTTCACCCCGAGGTATCCGACCCCCGACACCGCACCGCCCCCGGCCCAGTCCACCCCGGTCCCTACGGCCGACGCCCCGGCCCCGCTCGCGCCGGTCTCCGCACGGCCCACGGTTCAGCTCACCGCGGGCAGCGCGCTCGCCCTCGTCGGCGGCGGCACCGCCGTGGTCCTGGTCGTCGGCGCCGTCCTGGTCTCGATGCTCCTGGCCGTGGCCGTCACCGGCATCTCGGTCGCTGTCGTCGCCGTCGTCCTGCGCCTGCTGCTCAAGGACCTCAACAACCAGCGCTAA
- a CDS encoding DUF3566 domain-containing protein, whose product MSGATGAGSTDTETDGGRGSATEATDSHDSHGSQGGTVTDTRGPQTPQYAAGAAPGSQVPPGPAAPSGAAGPPAPGSPLPGERQPQQAAQQPYHPPQAYAAHTAPAAGAVRRPRTGARTTPRTRKARLRVAKADPWSVMKVSFLLSIALGICTIVAAAVLWMVMDAMGVFSTVGGTISEATGSNESNGFDLQSFLSLPRVLVFTSVIAVIDVVLATALATLGAFIYNLSAGFVGGVELTLAEDE is encoded by the coding sequence GTGAGCGGAGCCACGGGCGCCGGTTCGACCGATACGGAAACGGACGGCGGCCGTGGCTCCGCCACGGAGGCGACTGACTCCCATGACTCTCATGGATCCCAGGGGGGAACTGTGACGGACACCCGAGGCCCACAGACGCCGCAGTACGCGGCCGGTGCGGCCCCAGGCTCGCAGGTGCCTCCGGGCCCGGCGGCACCTTCCGGCGCGGCCGGGCCACCGGCACCGGGTTCGCCCCTGCCGGGCGAGCGGCAGCCGCAGCAGGCCGCCCAGCAGCCGTACCACCCGCCGCAGGCGTACGCGGCGCACACGGCGCCCGCCGCGGGCGCCGTACGCCGGCCGCGCACCGGGGCGCGCACCACGCCCCGTACGCGCAAGGCCCGGCTGCGGGTGGCCAAGGCCGACCCCTGGTCGGTGATGAAGGTCAGCTTCCTGCTCTCCATCGCGCTCGGCATCTGCACGATCGTCGCGGCGGCCGTGCTGTGGATGGTCATGGACGCCATGGGCGTCTTCTCCACCGTGGGCGGCACGATCTCCGAGGCCACCGGCTCGAACGAGTCGAACGGCTTCGACCTGCAGTCGTTCCTGTCGCTGCCGCGCGTCCTCGTCTTCACGTCGGTCATCGCCGTGATCGACGTCGTCCTCGCCACCGCGCTCGCCACCCTCGGCGCGTTCATCTACAACCTCTCCGCGGGCTTCGTCGGCGGAGTCGAGCTCACGCTCGCCGAGGACGAGTGA
- the gyrA gene encoding DNA gyrase subunit A, translating to MTDETPISPTGPGIPAGIPVEEDGTALRVEPVGLETEMQRSYLDYAMSVIVSRALPDVRDGLKPVHRRVLYAMYDGGYRPEKGFYKCARVVGDVMGNYHPHGDSSIYDALVRLAQPWSMRMPLVDSNGNFGSPGNDPAAAMRYTECKMMPLSMEMVRDIDEDTVDFTDNYDGRSQEPTVLPARFPNLLINGSAGIAVGMATNIPPHNLREVASGAQWYLENPEASHEELLDALIERIKGPDFPSGALVVGRKGIEEAYRTGRGSITMRAVVEVEEIQNRQCLVVTELPYQVNPDNLAQKIADLVKDGKIGGIADVRDETSSRTGQRLVIVLKRDAVAKVVLNNLYKHTDLQTNFGANMLALVDGVPRTLSLDAFIRHWVTHQIEVIVRRTRFRLRKAEERAHILRGLLKALDAIDEVIALIRRSDTVEIAREGLMGLLEIDEIQANAILEMQLRRLAALERQKIVAEHDELQAKIREYNAILASPERQRAIISEELAAIVDKFGDDRRSKLVPFDGDMSMEDLIAEEDIVVTITRGGYIKRTKAEDYRSQKRGGKGVRGTKLKEDDIVDHFFVSTTHHWLLFFTNKGRVYRAKAYELPDAGREARGQHVANLLAFQPDEAIAEILAIRDYEAVPYLVLATKGGLVKKTSLKDYDSPRSGGVIAINLRETEDGSDDELIGAELVSAEDDLLLISKKAQSIRFTATDDALRPMGRATSGVKGMSFREGDQLLSMNVVRPGTFVFTATDGGYAKRTPVDEYRVQGRGGLGIKAAKIVEDRGSLVGALVVEETDEILAITLSGGVIRTRVNEVRETGRDTMGVQLINLGKRDAVVGIARNAEAGREAEEVDGVVDDSDEVETVAGTDEGEPSSDE from the coding sequence ATGACCGACGAGACACCCATTTCCCCCACCGGTCCGGGCATCCCCGCGGGCATTCCCGTGGAAGAGGACGGGACCGCGCTGCGTGTCGAGCCCGTCGGGCTCGAAACCGAGATGCAGCGCTCGTACCTCGACTACGCGATGTCCGTCATCGTGTCGCGCGCCCTGCCGGACGTACGGGACGGTCTCAAGCCCGTCCACCGCCGCGTCCTGTACGCCATGTACGACGGCGGCTACCGGCCCGAGAAGGGCTTCTACAAGTGCGCCCGCGTCGTCGGCGACGTCATGGGCAACTACCACCCGCACGGCGACTCCTCGATCTACGACGCGCTGGTCCGTCTCGCGCAGCCGTGGTCGATGCGGATGCCGCTGGTGGACTCGAACGGCAACTTCGGTTCCCCGGGCAACGACCCGGCCGCCGCCATGCGGTACACCGAGTGCAAGATGATGCCGCTCTCCATGGAGATGGTCCGCGACATCGACGAGGACACCGTCGACTTCACGGACAACTACGACGGACGCTCCCAGGAGCCGACCGTCCTGCCCGCCCGCTTCCCGAACCTGCTGATCAACGGCTCGGCGGGCATCGCGGTCGGTATGGCCACCAACATCCCCCCGCACAACCTCCGCGAGGTCGCCTCCGGCGCCCAGTGGTACCTGGAGAACCCCGAGGCCTCGCACGAGGAACTCCTGGACGCGCTGATCGAGCGCATCAAGGGCCCCGACTTCCCGAGCGGCGCCCTGGTGGTGGGCCGCAAGGGCATCGAGGAGGCGTACCGCACGGGTCGTGGCTCCATCACGATGCGCGCGGTCGTCGAGGTCGAGGAGATCCAGAACCGCCAGTGCCTGGTGGTCACCGAGCTCCCCTACCAGGTCAACCCCGACAACCTCGCGCAGAAGATCGCCGACCTGGTGAAGGACGGCAAGATCGGCGGCATCGCGGACGTCCGGGACGAGACCTCGTCGCGTACGGGCCAGCGCCTGGTCATCGTCCTGAAGCGGGACGCGGTCGCCAAGGTCGTCCTGAACAACCTGTACAAGCACACCGACCTGCAGACGAACTTCGGCGCCAACATGCTGGCGCTGGTGGACGGCGTGCCGCGCACCCTGTCGCTCGACGCGTTCATCCGGCACTGGGTGACGCACCAGATCGAGGTCATCGTCCGGCGTACGCGGTTCCGGCTGCGCAAGGCCGAGGAGCGCGCGCACATCCTGCGCGGCCTCCTGAAGGCCCTGGACGCCATCGACGAGGTCATCGCGCTGATCCGGCGCAGCGACACCGTCGAGATCGCGCGTGAGGGCCTGATGGGCCTCCTGGAGATCGACGAGATCCAGGCCAACGCCATCCTCGAGATGCAGCTGCGCCGACTGGCCGCCCTGGAGCGCCAGAAGATCGTGGCCGAGCACGACGAGTTGCAGGCGAAGATCCGCGAGTACAACGCGATCCTGGCCTCGCCCGAGCGGCAGCGCGCCATCATCAGCGAGGAACTGGCCGCGATCGTCGACAAGTTCGGTGACGACCGGCGTTCCAAGCTGGTGCCCTTCGACGGCGACATGTCCATGGAGGACCTGATCGCCGAGGAGGACATCGTCGTCACCATTACGCGTGGCGGCTACATCAAGCGCACCAAGGCCGAGGACTACCGCTCGCAGAAGCGCGGCGGCAAGGGCGTCCGCGGGACGAAGCTCAAGGAAGACGACATCGTCGACCACTTCTTCGTGTCGACGACGCACCACTGGCTGCTGTTCTTCACCAACAAGGGCCGGGTCTACCGAGCGAAGGCGTACGAGCTGCCCGACGCCGGGCGTGAGGCGCGCGGCCAGCACGTCGCGAACCTGCTGGCCTTCCAGCCGGACGAGGCGATCGCCGAGATCCTCGCGATCCGCGACTACGAAGCGGTGCCCTATCTGGTCCTCGCGACCAAGGGCGGACTGGTGAAGAAGACATCCCTGAAGGATTACGATTCGCCGCGTTCCGGAGGCGTCATCGCGATCAATCTCCGTGAGACGGAGGACGGTTCCGACGACGAACTGATCGGAGCCGAGCTGGTTTCGGCAGAGGACGATCTGCTTCTGATCAGCAAGAAGGCCCAGTCGATCAGGTTCACCGCGACGGACGACGCGCTGCGCCCCATGGGCCGTGCCACCTCGGGCGTCAAGGGAATGAGCTTCCGCGAGGGCGACCAGCTCCTCTCGATGAATGTTGTTCGACCCGGTACGTTCGTGTTCACTGCCACAGACGGTGGGTACGCGAAGCGGACCCCTGTCGACGAGTACCGCGTCCAGGGTCGCGGTGGCCTGGGTATCAAGGCCGCCAAGATCGTCGAGGACCGGGGCTCGCTCGTCGGCGCGCTGGTGGTCGAGGAGACGGACGAGATCCTCGCCATCACACTGTCCGGCGGTGTGATTCGCACGCGAGTCAACGAGGTCAGGGAGACGGGCCGTGACACCATGGGCGTTCAACTGATCAACCTGGGCAAGCGCGATGCCGTCGTAGGTATCGCACGTAACGCCGAGGCCGGTCGCGAGGCCGAGGAAGTCGACGGGGTGGTCGACGACTCGGACGAGGTCGAGACGGTCGCCGGCACGGACGAGGGCGAGCCGTCCTCGGACGAGTAG
- the gyrB gene encoding DNA topoisomerase (ATP-hydrolyzing) subunit B: MADSGNPNENIPSTDAAATSGSHSSNGEVTASYDASAITVLEGLDAVRKRPGMYIGSTGERGLHHLVYEVVDNSVDEALAGHADTIDVTILPDGGVRVVDNGRGIPVGIVPSEGKPAVEVVLTVLHAGGKFGGGGYAVSGGLHGVGVSVVNALSTKVAVEIRTDGRRWTQDYKLGVPTAPLAEHEATDETGTSVTFWADGDIFETTDYSFETLSRRFQEMAFLNKGLTIKLTDERDSAKATVGADEAGTDEPVEVKTVTYHYEGGIVDFVTYLNSRKGEVIHPTVIDIEAEDKERMLSLEVAMQWNGGYSEGVYSFANTIHTHEGGTHEEGFRAALTGLINRYARDKKLLREKDDNLTGDDIREGLTAIISIKLGEPQFEGQTKTKLGNTEAKTFVQKVVHEHISDWLDRNPNEAADIIRKSIQAATARVAARKARDLTRRKGLLETASLPGKLSDCQSNDPTKCEIFIVEGDSAGGSAKSGRNPQYQAILPIRGKILNVEKARIDKILQNQEIQALISAFGTGVHEDFDIAKLRYHKIILMADADVDGQHINTLLLTFLFRFMRPLVEAGHVFLSRPPLYKIKWGRDDFEYAYSDRERDALIELGRQAGKRVREDSIQRFKGLGEMNAEELRITTMDQEHRVLGQVTLDDAAQADDLFSVLMGEDVEARRAFIQRNAKDVRFLDI; encoded by the coding sequence GTGGCCGATTCCGGCAACCCCAACGAGAACATCCCGTCCACCGACGCGGCCGCGACCAGCGGGTCCCACTCCTCGAACGGCGAGGTCACGGCCTCGTACGATGCCAGCGCCATCACCGTTCTTGAGGGCCTGGACGCGGTTCGCAAGCGACCCGGTATGTACATCGGGTCCACCGGCGAGCGTGGACTGCACCACCTCGTGTACGAGGTGGTCGACAACTCCGTCGACGAGGCGCTGGCCGGCCACGCGGACACGATCGACGTCACGATCCTTCCCGACGGCGGCGTCCGCGTCGTCGACAACGGCCGCGGCATCCCGGTGGGCATCGTCCCCTCCGAGGGCAAGCCCGCCGTCGAGGTCGTCCTGACCGTGCTGCACGCGGGCGGCAAGTTCGGCGGCGGCGGCTACGCGGTCTCCGGTGGTCTGCACGGCGTGGGCGTCTCCGTCGTGAACGCGCTGTCCACCAAGGTGGCCGTCGAGATCAGGACCGACGGACGCCGCTGGACGCAGGACTACAAGCTGGGCGTCCCGACGGCCCCGCTGGCCGAGCACGAGGCGACGGACGAGACCGGCACCTCGGTCACCTTCTGGGCCGACGGCGACATCTTCGAGACCACCGACTACTCCTTCGAGACGCTGTCGCGGCGCTTCCAGGAGATGGCGTTCCTCAACAAGGGTTTGACGATCAAACTCACCGACGAGCGCGATTCGGCGAAGGCCACGGTGGGCGCCGACGAGGCCGGTACGGACGAGCCCGTAGAGGTCAAGACCGTCACGTACCACTACGAAGGCGGCATCGTCGACTTCGTGACGTACCTCAACTCCCGCAAGGGCGAGGTCATCCACCCCACGGTGATCGACATCGAGGCCGAGGACAAGGAGCGCATGCTCTCCCTCGAAGTCGCGATGCAGTGGAACGGCGGCTACAGCGAGGGCGTGTACTCCTTCGCCAACACCATCCACACCCACGAGGGCGGTACGCACGAGGAGGGCTTCCGGGCGGCGCTCACCGGTCTCATCAACCGGTACGCGCGCGACAAGAAGCTGCTGCGGGAGAAGGACGACAACCTCACGGGCGACGACATCCGCGAGGGTCTGACGGCGATCATCTCGATCAAGCTGGGCGAGCCGCAGTTCGAGGGCCAGACCAAGACCAAGCTGGGCAACACCGAGGCGAAGACCTTCGTACAGAAGGTCGTGCACGAGCACATCAGCGACTGGCTGGACCGCAACCCGAACGAGGCCGCGGACATCATCCGCAAGTCCATCCAGGCGGCCACCGCGCGCGTGGCGGCCCGCAAGGCCCGCGACCTCACCCGCCGCAAGGGGCTCCTGGAGACGGCGTCGCTGCCGGGCAAGCTGAGCGACTGCCAGTCGAACGACCCCACCAAGTGCGAGATCTTCATCGTCGAGGGTGACTCCGCCGGCGGCTCGGCCAAGTCCGGCCGCAACCCCCAGTACCAGGCGATCCTCCCGATCCGGGGAAAGATCCTCAACGTCGAGAAGGCGCGGATCGACAAGATCCTGCAGAACCAGGAGATCCAGGCGCTGATCTCGGCCTTCGGCACCGGCGTGCACGAGGACTTCGACATCGCCAAGCTCCGTTATCACAAGATCATTCTGATGGCGGACGCCGACGTCGACGGCCAGCACATCAACACCCTGCTGCTGACCTTCCTGTTCCGCTTCATGCGCCCCCTGGTCGAGGCAGGGCACGTCTTCCTGTCCCGTCCGCCGCTCTACAAGATCAAGTGGGGCCGCGACGACTTCGAGTACGCGTACTCGGACCGTGAGCGCGACGCCCTGATCGAGCTCGGCCGACAGGCCGGCAAGCGCGTCAGGGAGGACTCGATCCAGCGCTTCAAGGGTCTCGGCGAGATGAACGCCGAGGAGCTGCGCATCACGACCATGGACCAGGAGCACCGCGTGCTGGGCCAGGTCACCCTCGACGACGCCGCCCAGGCCGACGACCTCTTCTCGGTGCTGATGGGCGAGGACGTCGAAGCACGCCGCGCGTTCATCCAGCGCAACGCCAAGGACGTCCGCTTCCTCGACATCTGA
- a CDS encoding DUF2637 domain-containing protein, translating to MSRSIRPDAVMVQAVIAGALSFAHLHDLADAAGQTGWKAWAYPISVDLLLVAAWRRLRTARRDRSAWTWFVIALVASLGANIATAGLLDLNAVPAWLCILVAGWPALAFLGGTLLVHSTPATPVAPTQPVKDEPAPQEVEMQRTDEPAPAPAPEPAPELTAAPPKPPASAPAVPVALLDHARKIAEAHRASTGSPMPAADLSARLGLPAPMTDAITTQLQLA from the coding sequence ATGTCCCGCTCGATCCGTCCGGACGCGGTCATGGTCCAGGCCGTCATCGCCGGTGCGCTGTCCTTCGCCCACCTGCACGACCTTGCCGACGCCGCCGGACAGACCGGCTGGAAAGCCTGGGCCTATCCGATCTCCGTCGACCTGCTGCTCGTCGCCGCCTGGCGTCGGCTGCGCACCGCCCGCCGGGACCGCTCCGCCTGGACCTGGTTCGTCATCGCGCTGGTCGCCTCACTCGGCGCGAACATCGCCACCGCCGGGCTCCTCGACCTCAACGCCGTCCCGGCCTGGCTCTGCATCCTCGTCGCTGGCTGGCCCGCCCTGGCCTTCCTCGGCGGCACCCTCCTGGTGCACTCAACCCCTGCGACGCCAGTCGCTCCCACGCAGCCAGTGAAGGACGAACCGGCTCCGCAGGAAGTCGAGATGCAGCGCACCGACGAACCCGCGCCCGCCCCGGCTCCCGAACCGGCACCGGAGCTGACAGCCGCGCCACCCAAACCCCCGGCCAGTGCCCCCGCGGTCCCGGTCGCCCTGCTCGACCACGCACGCAAGATCGCCGAAGCACACCGGGCTTCGACTGGTTCACCGATGCCCGCGGCTGATCTGTCGGCCCGGCTCGGACTGCCCGCTCCGATGACCGACGCGATCACCACGCAACTCCAACTCGCCTGA